The proteins below are encoded in one region of Gemmatimonadota bacterium:
- the infC gene encoding translation initiation factor IF-3, giving the protein MALARPQGLPFRPTGEKSQIKKDSVRVNDQIRISPVRLIRDDGHQIGIVSIDEARERASERGMDLVEVAPMARPPVVRMMDYGKHIYERQRAARGARKKQHTIRVKEVKFRPGIEDHDYEFKVGHVRRFLEEGNKVKLTMMFRGRQIAHADIGREVLERVVNDVGELAKVETNPESAGRLISMVLAPQKAEPKG; this is encoded by the coding sequence GTGGCACTCGCGAGGCCCCAGGGTCTTCCCTTTCGCCCCACCGGAGAAAAGAGCCAAATCAAGAAGGATAGCGTCCGCGTCAACGATCAAATCAGGATCAGCCCAGTGCGCCTGATTCGGGATGACGGACACCAGATCGGGATCGTCTCCATCGACGAAGCCCGGGAAAGAGCGAGTGAGAGGGGGATGGACTTGGTCGAGGTTGCGCCGATGGCGCGGCCTCCCGTCGTCAGGATGATGGACTACGGCAAGCACATCTACGAACGTCAGCGCGCGGCTCGCGGAGCCCGCAAGAAACAGCACACGATCAGGGTCAAGGAGGTAAAGTTCCGCCCCGGAATCGAGGATCACGACTACGAATTCAAGGTCGGCCACGTCCGACGCTTCCTCGAAGAGGGAAACAAGGTCAAGCTCACCATGATGTTCCGAGGCCGGCAGATAGCTCACGCCGATATCGGACGGGAGGTTCTGGAGAGAGTGGTCAACGACGTCGGCGAACTCGCCAAGGTCGAGACCAACCCGGAATCGGCCGGACGGCTCATCTCCATGGTCCTGGCGCCCCAGAAGGCGGAACCCAAAGGTTAG
- the rpmI gene encoding 50S ribosomal protein L35 codes for MPKMKTHRGLAKRVKLTGTGKYKRMKAYKSHILTKKDRKRKRRLRHSDLIAPADTKQVSRMLPYGS; via the coding sequence ATGCCCAAGATGAAGACGCACCGAGGCCTGGCGAAGCGGGTCAAGCTCACCGGCACCGGCAAATACAAGAGGATGAAGGCCTACAAGAGCCACATCCTTACCAAGAAGGACCGGAAGCGGAAGCGCCGCCTCCGCCACTCGGATCTGATAGCGCCCGCCGACACCAAGCAGGTGTCCCGGATGCTTCCTTACGGTTCGTAG
- the rplT gene encoding 50S ribosomal protein L20, whose amino-acid sequence MPRATAAGARKRRKAKVLRAAKGYFGGRKNLYRTAKDAVEKGWEHAYRDRRKKKRNFRRLWIARINAASREHGLSYSRFMNGLKEAGVKLDRKALADLAVRSPDAFAAVVSRAKTALEARTR is encoded by the coding sequence ATGCCAAGGGCAACCGCCGCTGGAGCGCGCAAACGACGCAAGGCCAAGGTCCTACGCGCCGCCAAGGGATATTTCGGCGGGCGCAAGAATCTTTACCGCACCGCCAAGGACGCCGTCGAGAAAGGCTGGGAACACGCCTATCGCGACCGGCGCAAGAAGAAGCGCAACTTCAGGCGTCTGTGGATCGCGCGCATCAACGCCGCCTCCCGCGAGCACGGACTGTCGTACTCCAGGTTCATGAACGGCCTCAAGGAGGCGGGTGTGAAGCTCGACCGCAAGGCCCTCGCGGACCTGGCCGTCCGCAGCCCGGACGCGTTCGCCGCGGTGGTGTCGAGAGCGAAGACCGCGCTCGAAGCACGGACCCGCTAA